The following are from one region of the Sandaracinus amylolyticus genome:
- a CDS encoding DUF748 domain-containing protein produces the protein MQADTPSPELHFDARRTERARAPGHPRLRRAGRFGARLATRTGKVLLALVVLLIAARIALPYVVEHVLNERLARLEGYHGHIDDVDMALWRGAYRIEGLRIVKTGGEQPEPFFTAPVIDISVEWESLLDGKVVAEIELMRPVLNFIVAGGGAQAQTGEENDWRATVDDLVPLTINRFVVREGEVHYRDYGARPPVDLRADRMQVLARGLSNVRREREELPASVHLESRVQRSGSLTVDARLDPWQEQPTFNLSLRMRDLPARELNPMMRAYAGVDAEGGTTFLYSEIRAREGRFGGYVKPMAEGLSLFELDEEGDFFDVLGDAIVQLVAEVFENQGEDRLAIEVPVSGTFESPDVDPWAVVGSVLRNAFVEAIRHGLASPGDWTSAEEAREQRREEREQRREEARERREEAQEQAEERREEARERREERREEARERREDG, from the coding sequence ATGCAGGCCGACACGCCGAGCCCCGAGCTGCACTTCGATGCGCGCCGCACCGAACGGGCGCGTGCTCCAGGCCACCCGCGGCTGCGCCGCGCCGGACGCTTCGGTGCGAGGCTCGCGACGCGCACCGGCAAGGTGCTGCTCGCGCTCGTCGTGCTGCTGATCGCGGCGCGTATCGCGCTGCCTTACGTCGTGGAGCACGTGCTCAACGAGCGGCTCGCGCGCCTCGAGGGCTACCACGGGCACATCGACGACGTGGACATGGCCCTGTGGCGCGGCGCGTACCGCATCGAGGGCCTCCGCATCGTGAAGACCGGCGGCGAGCAGCCCGAGCCGTTCTTCACCGCACCGGTGATCGACATCTCGGTCGAGTGGGAGTCGCTGCTCGACGGCAAGGTCGTCGCCGAGATCGAGCTGATGCGGCCGGTCCTCAACTTCATCGTCGCGGGTGGCGGCGCGCAGGCGCAGACCGGCGAGGAGAACGACTGGCGCGCGACCGTCGACGACCTGGTGCCGCTCACGATCAACCGCTTCGTGGTGCGCGAGGGCGAGGTGCACTATCGCGACTACGGCGCGCGCCCGCCCGTCGATCTGCGCGCCGATCGCATGCAGGTGCTCGCGCGCGGCCTCAGCAACGTGCGGCGCGAGCGCGAGGAGCTCCCGGCGAGCGTGCACCTCGAGTCGCGGGTGCAGCGCAGCGGATCGCTGACGGTCGACGCGCGCCTCGACCCTTGGCAGGAGCAGCCGACGTTCAACCTCTCGCTGCGCATGCGCGACCTGCCGGCGCGCGAGCTGAACCCGATGATGCGCGCCTACGCGGGCGTCGACGCCGAGGGCGGGACGACGTTCCTCTACTCCGAGATCCGCGCGCGCGAAGGGCGCTTCGGTGGGTACGTGAAGCCGATGGCGGAAGGGCTCTCGCTCTTCGAGCTCGACGAGGAGGGCGACTTCTTCGACGTGCTCGGCGATGCGATCGTGCAGCTCGTCGCCGAGGTGTTCGAGAACCAGGGCGAGGATCGCCTCGCGATCGAGGTGCCGGTGTCGGGAACGTTCGAGTCGCCGGACGTCGATCCCTGGGCCGTGGTGGGCTCGGTCCTCCGCAACGCGTTCGTCGAGGCCATCCGGCACGGCCTCGCGAGCCCCGGTGACTGGACGAGCGCGGAGGAAGCGCGCGAGCAGCGTCGCGAAGAGCGTGAGCAGCGCCGCGAGGAAGCACGCGAGCGCCGCGAGGAGGCGCAGGAGCAGGCCGAGGAGCGCCGCGAAGAAGCGCGTGAGCGTCGCGAGGAGCGCCGCGAAGAGGCGCGTGAGCGTCGCGAGGACGGGTGA
- a CDS encoding histidine phosphatase family protein — MAHARLVLIRHGQASAGSLRSSSSMTGDYDQLSELGREQARRLGPWLARWAREPAHVLVGPRKRHRETYEEALATARDAGAIWPDPEATEGLDEHHGIQLVHHVGAELASRPDEIGELARAAFSAKSDPTKHWLRMFKALMVAWARGEVGHEAVEPWLAFRTRVRRVLEDAATRNGTVIAFTSGGAIGAAVGEVLGLDHVPGGVERTLDLCWSVRNASVHEIHVGERGATLLSFNGVSHLDRDDLITMV; from the coding sequence ATGGCGCACGCGCGCTTGGTCTTGATCCGGCACGGTCAGGCCTCCGCGGGCTCGCTCCGATCGAGCAGCTCGATGACCGGCGACTACGATCAGCTCTCGGAGCTCGGGCGCGAGCAGGCGCGCCGTCTCGGCCCCTGGCTCGCGCGGTGGGCGCGCGAGCCCGCGCACGTGCTGGTCGGTCCGCGCAAGCGTCACCGCGAGACCTACGAAGAGGCGCTCGCGACCGCGCGCGATGCGGGCGCGATCTGGCCCGATCCCGAGGCGACCGAGGGCCTCGACGAGCACCACGGCATCCAGCTGGTGCACCACGTCGGCGCGGAGCTGGCGTCGCGTCCCGACGAGATCGGCGAGCTCGCGCGCGCGGCGTTCTCGGCGAAGAGCGATCCCACCAAGCACTGGCTGCGCATGTTCAAGGCGCTGATGGTCGCGTGGGCGCGCGGCGAGGTCGGGCACGAGGCGGTCGAGCCGTGGCTCGCGTTCCGTACCCGCGTGCGGCGCGTGCTCGAGGACGCCGCGACGCGCAACGGGACGGTGATCGCGTTCACGAGCGGCGGCGCGATCGGTGCGGCGGTCGGCGAGGTGCTCGGGCTCGATCACGTCCCGGGCGGGGTCGAGCGCACGCTCGATCTGTGCTGGTCGGTGCGCAACGCGAGCGTGCACGAGATCCACGTGGGCGAGCGCGGCGCGACGCTGCTCTCGTTCAACGGCGTCTCGCACCTCGATCGCGACGATCTGATCACGATGGTGTGA
- a CDS encoding double zinc ribbon domain-containing protein — translation MQQIPGTVACARCGKALPSLATFCDGCGARVAPIAAQPAVPAVAMPTARAGFVAAGRGMPICHSCGAIAPTKRSSCGTCGAPIGTSLEAVPPRADGAYWVQVRTELTCRQCGRRSPLDALDLDGTVQCGHCGAAQAFDVDAWSEGLAHAHAVGDLAAPSMRGRDVALPGGNPFADIGDDSAHATLETTGMSIENGVMKTRNLALTAAPGQPLCTSCGCPVDVEVRVDEATTRCVGCGERAQYRFPVRAKNMAPGLVAAIGDDLRVDRPDARLDATSAGMVVAVRCPSCGAGLDVPEGAHAARCTYCGTQCRIPSRTLLALKKSPGAAAPWWMLFRGASALRGRLASGGTTVDADELAGDDDDEIEEPQPRRKRKARKHTFLPMVDAARTRAEEAVSWALQIAVPLSVLVLVGITLFGHVVLAWAQGRMSKELPAITTPY, via the coding sequence ATGCAGCAGATCCCGGGCACGGTGGCGTGCGCTCGTTGTGGGAAGGCGTTGCCCTCGCTCGCGACGTTCTGCGATGGATGCGGCGCGCGTGTCGCGCCGATCGCCGCGCAGCCGGCGGTGCCCGCGGTCGCGATGCCCACGGCGCGCGCGGGCTTCGTCGCGGCGGGACGGGGCATGCCGATCTGCCACTCGTGCGGGGCGATCGCGCCGACGAAGCGCTCGTCGTGCGGCACCTGCGGCGCGCCGATCGGGACCTCGCTCGAGGCGGTGCCGCCGCGCGCCGACGGCGCGTACTGGGTGCAGGTCCGCACCGAGCTCACGTGCCGCCAGTGCGGTCGTCGCTCCCCGCTCGACGCGCTCGACCTCGACGGCACCGTGCAGTGCGGGCACTGCGGCGCGGCGCAGGCGTTCGACGTCGACGCGTGGTCCGAGGGCCTGGCGCACGCCCACGCGGTCGGCGATCTCGCGGCGCCCTCGATGCGCGGCCGCGACGTCGCGCTGCCGGGAGGGAATCCGTTCGCCGACATCGGCGACGACAGCGCGCACGCGACGCTCGAGACGACCGGCATGTCGATCGAGAACGGCGTGATGAAGACGCGCAACCTCGCGCTCACCGCGGCGCCGGGGCAGCCGCTGTGCACGTCGTGCGGATGCCCGGTCGACGTCGAGGTGCGCGTCGACGAGGCGACCACGCGCTGCGTCGGGTGCGGCGAGCGCGCGCAGTACCGCTTCCCGGTGCGCGCGAAGAACATGGCGCCGGGGCTGGTCGCAGCGATCGGCGACGACCTGCGCGTCGATCGCCCCGACGCGCGGCTCGACGCGACGAGCGCGGGCATGGTCGTCGCGGTGCGCTGTCCCAGCTGCGGTGCGGGCCTCGACGTGCCCGAGGGCGCGCACGCCGCGCGCTGCACGTATTGTGGCACTCAGTGCCGAATTCCGAGCCGCACGCTGCTCGCGCTGAAGAAGAGCCCGGGCGCGGCGGCGCCGTGGTGGATGCTCTTCCGTGGCGCGTCGGCGCTGCGCGGTCGGCTGGCGTCGGGCGGCACGACGGTCGACGCGGACGAGCTCGCGGGCGACGACGACGACGAGATCGAGGAGCCCCAGCCGCGCCGGAAGCGGAAGGCGCGCAAGCACACGTTCCTGCCGATGGTCGACGCCGCGCGCACCCGCGCCGAGGAGGCGGTGTCGTGGGCGCTGCAGATCGCGGTGCCGCTCTCGGTGCTCGTGCTCGTCGGGATCACGCTCTTCGGGCACGTCGTGCTCGCGTGGGCGCAGGGCCGGATGTCGAAGGAGCTCCCGGCGATCACGACGCCGTACTGA
- a CDS encoding acyl-CoA dehydrogenase family protein — translation MPVPPSERALDVVARTRAFVDDELIPLEPDLLSKGWVAMLPTLRSKRDEAKKRGLWAPFLPKEHGGLGLSLLEYAHVSEALGRGLLAHWVFNCQAPDVGNMELLIAHGTDAQKKQFLEPLTRGDIRSCFGMTEPEHAGSNPVWMSTRARREGDSFVIDGHKWFTTGADGASFCIVMAVTDPEAPLHGRASQILVPTDTPGFRIVRNISVMGEPGADHPSHSEVRLENVRVPASNLLGPQGAGFALAQERLGPGRIHHCMRWIGICERAFELMVKRAATRELSPGKPLGTQQQIQLWIAESRAEIHAARLMVIDCAERIDRVGAHGARDYVSMIKFHVANVLQQVLDRAIQVHGALGMTDDTPLAYWYRHERAARIYDGPDEVHKASVAKRILQAHGMQSKKD, via the coding sequence ATGCCCGTGCCGCCCTCCGAACGCGCGTTGGACGTCGTCGCGCGCACACGCGCCTTCGTCGACGACGAGCTGATCCCGCTCGAGCCCGACCTGCTGAGCAAGGGCTGGGTCGCGATGCTTCCCACGCTGCGCAGCAAGCGCGACGAGGCGAAGAAGCGCGGCCTCTGGGCGCCGTTCCTGCCGAAGGAGCACGGCGGGCTCGGCCTCTCGTTGCTCGAGTACGCGCACGTCAGCGAAGCGCTCGGTCGCGGCCTGCTCGCGCACTGGGTCTTCAACTGCCAGGCGCCCGACGTCGGCAACATGGAGCTGCTGATCGCGCACGGCACCGACGCGCAGAAGAAGCAGTTCCTCGAGCCGCTCACGCGCGGCGACATCCGATCGTGCTTCGGCATGACCGAGCCCGAGCACGCGGGATCGAACCCGGTGTGGATGAGCACGCGCGCCCGCCGCGAGGGCGACTCGTTCGTCATCGACGGGCACAAGTGGTTCACGACCGGCGCCGACGGCGCGTCGTTCTGCATCGTGATGGCGGTGACCGATCCCGAGGCGCCGCTGCACGGCCGCGCGTCGCAGATCCTCGTGCCGACCGACACGCCGGGGTTCCGCATCGTCCGCAACATCAGCGTGATGGGCGAGCCGGGCGCCGATCATCCTTCGCACTCCGAAGTACGTCTCGAGAACGTGCGCGTGCCCGCGTCGAACCTGCTCGGCCCGCAGGGCGCGGGGTTCGCGCTCGCGCAGGAGCGCCTCGGCCCGGGGCGCATCCACCACTGCATGCGGTGGATCGGCATCTGCGAGCGCGCGTTCGAGCTGATGGTGAAGCGCGCCGCGACGCGCGAGCTCTCGCCCGGCAAGCCGCTCGGCACGCAGCAGCAGATCCAGCTCTGGATCGCCGAGAGCCGCGCCGAGATCCATGCCGCGCGGCTCATGGTGATCGACTGCGCGGAGCGCATCGATCGCGTGGGGGCTCACGGCGCGCGCGACTACGTGTCGATGATCAAGTTCCACGTCGCGAACGTGCTGCAGCAGGTGCTCGACCGCGCGATCCAGGTCCACGGCGCGCTGGGCATGACCGACGACACGCCGCTGGCGTACTGGTACCGCCACGAGCGCGCCGCGCGCATCTACGACGGCCCCGACGAGGTCCACAAGGCATCGGTGGCGAAGCGGATCCTCCAGGCCCACGGCATGCAATCGAAGAAGGACTGA